Proteins encoded together in one Pseudoalteromonas xiamenensis window:
- a CDS encoding methyl-accepting chemotaxis protein produces MLKKLPLHQLLAVSFGSMIVLILFLAAFSYVSLTSGHDGFIEYRKIARSSNALSHIQGNLLNVRISAVKYLKEQSPTLITEFNQRTKLLEDELNALESKFDDKGLISRIEQSSVEVKEYEKAFYQIVELFNTRDKLVNEQMNVVGSNMYKEVQKLEEESQKRESIQFLHEVTLLQGDLLNGRLFAMKFLGTNSAEDFGVAKRAFENVREEVARVRVLADTEDEQAVLQNLTVEVETYLSALAKVQETILSRNQLINNKLNTIGPRIASEIEAIKLELKQQQDILGPKIQAQSESSVFWIEVIAVVVVGLGMLFSWFNTKVIKAPIGGEPRDIAKIAQRIAKGDLREALHSDGSQANIYNSMALMNESLRDMITNIFSSARSLCGTSEQVSKITDDSKRNAEDQMDQLTQTSTAMDEMSTTVAEITRNAQMASEAASHADAATESGFNAVHDTKASMDELVESISQVSDTISKLAQETESVGSILDVIRAIADQTNLLALNAAIEAARAGEQGRGFAVVADEVRSLASRTQNSTEEIHGMISNLQNEAKKAVDAMGRNVNFVTTTSQKMNSAEEALGTISSAVGTMRDMNVQIASASEEQSVVTAQLTQSVKLISDGAIGTAKGAERAKQEAEKLLQLSQELEGIVAQFKLR; encoded by the coding sequence ATGTTAAAGAAGCTGCCACTCCACCAGTTGCTCGCGGTTTCATTTGGCTCAATGATAGTCCTGATCCTATTTCTGGCTGCCTTTTCTTACGTATCATTGACAAGTGGACATGATGGCTTTATCGAGTACCGAAAAATTGCCAGAAGCTCCAATGCTTTGTCACACATTCAAGGGAATTTATTGAATGTGAGAATATCCGCAGTTAAGTATTTAAAAGAACAGTCGCCTACGTTAATTACCGAATTCAATCAACGAACCAAATTGTTGGAAGATGAGCTCAACGCGTTGGAAAGCAAGTTCGACGATAAGGGTCTAATCTCGAGAATTGAACAGTCTTCTGTTGAAGTAAAAGAGTATGAAAAGGCGTTTTATCAAATCGTCGAGTTGTTCAACACGCGTGACAAACTGGTTAATGAACAGATGAATGTTGTCGGTTCAAATATGTATAAAGAAGTTCAGAAATTAGAGGAAGAATCTCAAAAACGAGAGAGCATTCAATTTCTGCATGAAGTGACCTTGCTGCAAGGTGACTTACTCAATGGCCGCTTGTTTGCTATGAAGTTTTTGGGAACCAATTCTGCAGAAGATTTCGGTGTTGCGAAGCGTGCGTTCGAAAATGTACGAGAAGAAGTTGCTCGAGTTCGGGTTTTAGCGGATACCGAGGACGAGCAGGCTGTGCTACAAAATTTAACCGTAGAGGTAGAAACCTATCTAAGTGCTTTGGCAAAAGTTCAAGAAACGATTCTTTCCCGTAATCAACTTATTAATAATAAACTCAATACAATAGGCCCTCGTATTGCCTCCGAGATCGAAGCCATTAAATTGGAATTGAAGCAACAACAAGACATCTTAGGCCCAAAAATCCAAGCTCAAAGTGAATCATCGGTCTTTTGGATAGAAGTGATAGCTGTTGTTGTTGTTGGCTTAGGTATGTTGTTTAGTTGGTTTAATACCAAAGTAATTAAAGCGCCAATTGGCGGAGAGCCGAGAGACATAGCCAAGATTGCGCAAAGAATTGCAAAGGGAGATTTGAGGGAAGCTTTGCATTCGGATGGAAGTCAGGCAAACATCTATAATTCAATGGCTCTGATGAACGAGTCATTGAGAGACATGATCACAAATATTTTTAGCAGTGCTCGGTCGCTATGTGGGACATCGGAACAAGTCAGCAAAATTACGGATGATTCTAAGCGTAATGCGGAAGATCAAATGGACCAGCTTACGCAAACATCAACCGCGATGGATGAAATGAGCACAACCGTTGCGGAAATTACACGTAACGCGCAAATGGCCTCAGAGGCTGCTTCTCATGCTGACGCAGCAACAGAAAGTGGTTTTAACGCAGTACATGACACAAAAGCGTCCATGGATGAGTTAGTTGAAAGTATTTCTCAGGTAAGCGATACCATTTCGAAATTGGCTCAAGAAACAGAGTCAGTTGGCTCCATTTTAGATGTTATTCGTGCAATCGCAGACCAAACAAACTTACTTGCACTCAATGCCGCGATTGAGGCTGCGCGAGCTGGAGAGCAAGGAAGGGGCTTTGCGGTTGTTGCTGACGAAGTGAGAAGCCTCGCAAGTCGGACTCAAAACAGTACTGAAGAGATCCATGGCATGATTTCAAATTTACAGAACGAGGCAAAAAAGGCTGTGGATGCGATGGGGCGAAACGTTAACTTTGTCACAACAACGTCGCAAAAAATGAACTCTGCGGAAGAAGCTCTAGGAACAATTTCGAGTGCGGTTGGGACGATGCGCGATATGAACGTGCAAATTGCCAGTGCATCTGAAGAGCAGAGTGTGGTGACGGCACAATTAACGCAAAGTGTGAAATTGATAAGTGACGGGGCGATTGGCACGGCTAAAGGGGCAGAACGTGCTAAACAAGAAGCCGAGAAGTTGCTTCAGTTGTCTCAAGAGCTTGAAGGTATCGTGGCGCAATTCAAATTACGTTAA
- a CDS encoding organic hydroperoxide resistance protein, whose translation MKTLLTTAYTAYAQATGGREGTAKSNDGRLAVSLSTPKALGGDDGQGTNPEQLFAAGYAACFIGALKFVSGQEKVALPKDVTIDSEVAIGPIEGGFGIAVVLNVHIPGFEQAAAEALVEKAHQVCPYSNATRGNIDVKLNVL comes from the coding sequence ATGAAAACACTTTTAACTACAGCTTACACAGCATATGCTCAGGCAACAGGTGGTCGTGAAGGAACAGCTAAGTCAAATGACGGTCGTTTGGCGGTTTCGCTGTCGACACCTAAAGCATTGGGTGGTGATGATGGACAAGGAACAAATCCTGAACAACTTTTTGCTGCGGGTTACGCTGCATGCTTCATCGGAGCATTGAAATTTGTATCTGGACAAGAAAAAGTGGCTTTGCCTAAAGATGTTACGATTGATTCAGAAGTGGCGATAGGTCCAATTGAAGGTGGATTTGGTATCGCTGTTGTGCTTAACGTGCACATCCCTGGATTTGAACAAGCTGCGGCAGAAGCATTAGTTGAAAAAGCGCACCAAGTTTGTCCTTATTCAAATGCAACTCGTGGCAACATTGATGTGAAATTAAACGTTCTATAA
- a CDS encoding GFA family protein, with amino-acid sequence MSNPLRVQCLCKAVTVETSELKPHVGACHCSMCRKWGGGPFLAVESQGQVTVTPTDAVSVFSSSEWAERGFCKACGTHLFYRLKANNHYILPAGLFAEEGELTFDHQIFIDEKPTYYDFANETKTMTGKEVFEQFANLPE; translated from the coding sequence ATGAGTAATCCGTTGCGAGTTCAATGTCTTTGTAAAGCCGTGACAGTTGAGACGTCAGAATTAAAACCCCATGTTGGGGCTTGTCACTGCTCAATGTGTCGGAAATGGGGTGGTGGGCCATTTTTGGCAGTGGAAAGTCAAGGGCAAGTCACTGTGACGCCGACAGACGCGGTATCGGTCTTTTCGTCATCGGAATGGGCTGAGCGTGGATTTTGTAAAGCCTGTGGTACTCATCTTTTCTATCGATTGAAGGCGAATAACCACTACATTCTGCCCGCTGGGCTTTTCGCCGAGGAAGGAGAATTGACGTTCGATCATCAAATTTTTATTGATGAAAAGCCTACCTATTATGATTTTGCCAATGAGACGAAAACGATGACAGGCAAAGAAGTGTTTGAACAATTCGCGAATCTACCTGAATAA
- a CDS encoding methyl-accepting chemotaxis protein: MLSNISFKHALYFLSFVFVTGICIVSSSLIYSDYEHLASLEKDRQRVEVALLADNVAHQFAVERGLSAGYVGSGNPATLAKLDEQRRIADGSLTKLKTLSNDVLSSFQSLTDAIETQAQHKSNIRHGVDSRKAPTAFLFYSDLNAKALALMVESIVSLEHDELRQDLLGLYYLAKTKEHLGQLRGKANGILASKHLAKASQSELILYYEFFTRYSKLAVNKPKFADNVKTILNSQKAQFVDDILAELSQAPEGMLAASLPTPSEWFGTSTEVIGQLKALIENHKLKLIESLRQEIESGQTKLWVESTLIIGLSLFVVLFTLRVIRGLTSKLATIQRTLETVTQNGDLTVRINDQSTDELALISQSVDRVLASQGKLVKQLKDNIEEVSNKVATVGHVITSVNDEMTAANVSLQSIVTASNQVAQSTDDIQSSMHHTLSSIETLALNATTTQTITHDSKSSIDSLRAMNEKAFESAEHLNNKSQSIVSILDSINSIAEQTNLLALNAAIEAARAGESGRGFAVVADEVRQLAIRSKDATGEIGVVLESIKLEAASLQDVMKQIHEASTHTVTNSDKALDHIKGVSTQVSHIKGQLDSINSASDQQSLAANHVSDQVSEIGRETNAVIKNMHDLVDELKLLEKNNRVLLNNVAHFIL; encoded by the coding sequence ATGCTAAGCAATATCTCTTTTAAGCATGCGCTGTACTTTTTATCGTTCGTCTTCGTGACAGGCATATGTATTGTTTCATCTAGTTTAATCTATTCAGATTACGAACACTTAGCTAGTTTAGAGAAAGACCGTCAACGTGTCGAAGTCGCATTACTGGCGGACAATGTTGCGCATCAATTTGCAGTGGAACGCGGCTTATCCGCAGGCTATGTGGGCAGTGGAAACCCTGCCACCTTAGCAAAATTAGACGAACAGCGGCGCATTGCGGATGGCAGTTTAACCAAATTAAAAACGCTCAGTAATGATGTGCTGTCCTCATTTCAGTCTCTTACTGACGCTATAGAGACTCAAGCTCAGCACAAAAGTAACATTCGCCATGGCGTTGACAGCCGAAAAGCGCCCACCGCTTTTTTGTTTTACTCAGACTTAAATGCTAAGGCACTCGCTTTAATGGTGGAAAGCATCGTAAGTCTTGAACACGATGAGTTACGTCAAGATTTGTTAGGTCTCTATTATCTTGCCAAAACGAAAGAACATTTGGGGCAACTACGAGGAAAGGCCAATGGGATACTGGCGTCTAAACATCTCGCTAAAGCCAGTCAATCAGAGTTAATTCTCTACTATGAGTTTTTCACTCGTTACAGCAAACTTGCCGTCAACAAACCCAAGTTTGCTGACAACGTTAAGACTATACTCAATAGTCAAAAAGCACAGTTCGTTGATGATATTTTAGCCGAGCTAAGTCAAGCCCCTGAGGGTATGCTCGCCGCAAGCCTACCCACACCAAGTGAGTGGTTTGGGACGTCGACTGAGGTCATTGGTCAGCTAAAGGCGTTGATTGAAAATCACAAACTCAAACTGATCGAAAGTTTAAGACAGGAAATAGAGAGTGGCCAAACAAAGCTTTGGGTCGAATCAACTTTAATCATCGGGTTAAGCTTATTTGTTGTCCTTTTCACACTACGCGTTATCAGAGGACTTACGTCCAAACTCGCCACTATCCAACGCACTTTAGAGACCGTGACACAAAATGGGGACCTCACAGTTAGGATTAACGACCAGAGCACGGATGAACTTGCGTTAATTAGTCAATCCGTCGACCGAGTGCTTGCCTCTCAAGGAAAACTGGTAAAGCAGCTTAAAGACAATATCGAAGAAGTCTCGAATAAAGTCGCAACGGTTGGTCACGTCATTACCTCCGTAAACGATGAAATGACCGCCGCTAATGTCAGTCTGCAATCCATTGTGACCGCATCAAATCAAGTTGCGCAAAGTACAGATGACATCCAATCCAGTATGCACCATACACTTTCAAGCATCGAAACACTTGCGTTAAACGCCACAACGACTCAAACCATCACGCATGATTCCAAATCCTCGATTGATTCTCTGCGTGCGATGAATGAGAAAGCGTTTGAAAGCGCCGAACACCTAAACAATAAAAGCCAATCGATTGTCAGCATTTTGGATAGCATCAACAGTATTGCAGAGCAAACCAATCTTTTGGCCTTAAATGCAGCGATAGAAGCCGCAAGAGCCGGTGAAAGCGGCCGAGGTTTTGCTGTTGTGGCGGACGAAGTAAGGCAACTCGCTATCCGTTCTAAGGATGCAACGGGCGAGATTGGTGTTGTACTTGAATCGATAAAGCTTGAAGCCGCTTCCCTCCAAGATGTGATGAAGCAAATCCATGAAGCCAGCACGCATACGGTGACAAACAGCGACAAGGCGCTTGACCACATCAAAGGCGTTTCAACTCAAGTCAGCCATATCAAAGGACAACTGGATTCAATTAATAGTGCCAGTGACCAACAAAGCCTTGCCGCAAATCATGTTAGTGACCAGGTAAGCGAAATAGGCCGAGAAACAAATGCCGTCATTAAAAACATGCATGATTTAGTGGATGAACTAAAACTACTTGAGAAAAACAATCGAGTATTATTGAACAACGTTGCTCACTTTATACTTTAA
- a CDS encoding MarR family winged helix-turn-helix transcriptional regulator gives MKHPQLLLKNQLCHRLYQASNRIVRSYRPHLTQLGLTYPQYVVMMALWEEDNVVVKDILERTTIDAGALSLILQKLAEKQLINVVAAEEDKRQKVIKLTLSGKEMSEHAAPIPAQMRCTFSDLSDDEVNQLIALLDKLNSLNEGCDNND, from the coding sequence ATGAAACACCCACAACTATTACTGAAAAACCAACTTTGCCATCGACTTTATCAAGCATCGAACCGCATAGTTCGTTCATATCGGCCACATTTGACGCAACTTGGTCTAACTTACCCACAATATGTCGTGATGATGGCACTATGGGAAGAAGACAATGTTGTCGTGAAAGACATCCTTGAGCGTACAACCATTGATGCGGGGGCGCTTAGCCTCATTCTGCAAAAGTTAGCCGAAAAGCAACTTATAAACGTGGTTGCAGCCGAAGAAGACAAGCGCCAAAAGGTCATTAAGCTGACGTTGTCAGGCAAAGAGATGTCTGAACATGCCGCACCGATCCCTGCGCAAATGCGCTGTACGTTTTCAGATTTAAGTGATGATGAAGTTAACCAACTTATTGCGTTACTAGATAAGTTAAATTCTCTCAACGAGGGTTGTGACAACAATGATTGA
- a CDS encoding TorF family putative porin: MTRPRQLTKSAIVFACLLTPLSAHANLSATVTLVNNYLFNGVSQTDKKPALQPNLNYDFGNGVYAGLWSSNVDYGSGIWLEFDGYVGYYTELDNGITVDTAINQYTYHGDDTASDLNFQEVYAKFSYQNSQLNFWYAWDYFGFGGGHYIIQAAHTFPINDQWNVFAAVDRSTSTNLDAWNWEGKRAFTHGQVMARTSYNGFDIGLGVHTTTLKERWGDTAILLSISKAFTF, translated from the coding sequence ATGACTCGTCCTCGTCAGCTCACCAAAAGTGCAATCGTCTTTGCTTGCCTACTCACTCCGCTTAGCGCTCATGCAAACTTGTCCGCAACTGTCACGTTGGTGAACAACTACCTATTTAACGGCGTATCACAAACCGACAAAAAACCAGCGCTGCAACCTAACTTAAATTATGATTTTGGTAATGGCGTCTATGCAGGTCTTTGGTCATCTAATGTCGATTATGGCAGTGGAATATGGCTAGAATTTGACGGTTATGTCGGTTATTACACTGAATTGGATAATGGGATAACCGTTGATACAGCAATAAATCAATATACTTACCACGGCGATGACACGGCCAGCGATTTGAACTTTCAAGAAGTGTACGCGAAGTTTAGCTACCAAAACTCACAATTAAACTTCTGGTATGCGTGGGACTATTTTGGATTTGGTGGGGGACACTACATCATTCAAGCTGCTCATACTTTTCCAATTAATGACCAGTGGAATGTATTTGCGGCGGTTGATAGATCAACTAGCACAAACCTAGACGCCTGGAACTGGGAAGGAAAACGAGCATTCACGCATGGCCAAGTCATGGCTCGCACCAGTTACAATGGATTTGATATCGGTTTAGGGGTTCACACAACAACATTAAAAGAACGCTGGGGTGACACGGCAATTCTTCTTTCTATCAGCAAAGCATTCACGTTCTAA
- a CDS encoding tRNA (adenine(22)-N(1))-methyltransferase produces MIEYALAKLSSRLNHIREMVPEHTYDVIWDCCCDHGLLGLSLMNSNSTRTVKFVDVVPTIMEQLNKQLSVHAPEYIEWSTLCEDVSTLQLLPTQDRHLVLLAGVGGELSARFIEQILTNNPTVTIDFLLCPVRDLFMLRKTLIKKQLALLDEKLVTDNNRIYEILYVSTRAQEKTISPVGEKIWQTNTLESQQIAKHYLAMLTKHYERAANRSAIAAEALNLYRGVNVFSD; encoded by the coding sequence ATGATTGAGTATGCGCTCGCTAAACTGAGCTCTCGTCTAAATCATATCCGCGAAATGGTGCCTGAGCATACGTATGATGTTATCTGGGACTGCTGTTGTGATCATGGGCTACTTGGCCTGTCACTCATGAATTCAAATAGCACTCGCACAGTGAAGTTTGTGGATGTTGTGCCGACCATTATGGAACAATTGAATAAACAGCTTTCAGTCCATGCACCTGAATACATAGAATGGTCAACATTATGCGAAGATGTATCTACATTACAGCTGTTACCAACACAAGATAGACATTTGGTTCTTCTTGCGGGTGTTGGTGGCGAATTAAGCGCGCGGTTTATTGAGCAAATATTAACAAATAACCCCACTGTTACCATCGACTTTTTACTTTGCCCAGTACGTGATCTTTTCATGTTACGAAAAACGCTTATAAAAAAACAACTCGCGCTTCTGGATGAAAAATTAGTCACAGACAATAATCGTATTTATGAAATACTCTATGTCTCAACTCGCGCACAGGAAAAAACAATTTCACCTGTCGGAGAAAAAATTTGGCAAACAAACACGCTTGAATCACAGCAAATTGCGAAGCACTATTTAGCTATGTTAACCAAGCACTATGAACGCGCAGCCAATCGAAGTGCTATTGCAGCCGAAGCGTTAAACCTATACCGAGGCGTCAACGTATTCTCAGACTAA
- a CDS encoding heme NO-binding domain-containing protein, translated as MKGHIFNLLEAFIEEIAGQEQLFDILDACSFDTESRFVRTENYPDEQLLEIVDHAVSALGISHEQAHYAFGKWLYARLITLLPPEFTDFPHPAPILKKLDDLHKVELKKLYPDAIPPSFDYIQHSPTQADLIYCSSRRMFTLVEGTLQGMAEHYGVGVTCKLVTPWEGDENKAKFELTFATPT; from the coding sequence ATGAAAGGTCATATTTTCAATTTGTTAGAAGCGTTCATTGAGGAAATCGCAGGACAAGAACAGCTTTTTGATATTCTCGATGCATGCAGCTTTGACACCGAAAGCCGATTTGTAAGAACAGAAAACTACCCCGATGAACAATTGTTGGAAATAGTTGATCACGCTGTGTCTGCGCTGGGGATAAGCCATGAGCAAGCTCACTACGCTTTTGGTAAATGGCTTTACGCTCGCCTTATTACCTTGTTGCCGCCCGAATTCACGGATTTTCCACATCCAGCACCCATTTTAAAGAAATTAGATGATTTACATAAAGTTGAACTTAAGAAATTGTACCCTGACGCGATTCCTCCAAGCTTTGACTATATTCAGCATTCACCAACGCAAGCCGATTTAATCTATTGTTCCTCACGCAGAATGTTCACGTTAGTCGAAGGCACATTGCAGGGAATGGCGGAGCATTATGGTGTTGGTGTTACATGTAAATTAGTAACACCGTGGGAGGGAGATGAGAACAAGGCGAAATTTGAACTTACCTTTGCCACACCCACTTAG
- a CDS encoding methyl-accepting chemotaxis protein — MLQFQFTTMRVQIAVVAASCLVLAVLATIAYGVMSSSALFSNHNQANEKLFIKQVDESLKAQLLQQADQVEVLVTESLGVARGLSETTSAAIKTRMPLSREQYSQFVKEAMLSHKSLLGAYIVWEPNAVDGRDAEFANNSNHSTETGQFGPYWTRGSGGNLDIQPVTADDVYNESRNSRGLRLNEWYLCPRDKKSSCITDPAVWDVQGVPTLMTSIVHPIYINNEFKGLTGVDISMAFLQKLLEDLDVELFAGQGALKLVSNKGYWVADTENPNVVGSMLDDAKWQSVEPLIEAATPRFVEMGEDYVVTVPIKFDAFKTPWLLEYRVPKRVVLAEVVAMQTALEQEFNQSTALQLILAAVIAAAGVSILYVVAGQIARPLQLLTDKVEELATSDGDLTSRVEINRKDEIGQLASALNLFLDKTHRIVGDTATLVSSLRQSSDVSAEISTRTNHEISLQQQAIEQVVTAVTEMSATASEVAGQASRTADLANEATLSVKEGDVSVAQTEQVVTTLSTSMIEACELMVQLEKSSTSINSIVEVIRNISEQTNLLALNAAIEAARAGEQGRGFAVVADEVRNLASRTQASTVEIQGIISELTGCTQQAVSAMNQNQEMVENCKQSAADAKAKLDLAIAAAAQISDAATQIASAAEEQSVVSEDINQNVTNISGAVHSLNQAASDAAAQSKLIAQVAKDINKQIGKFKY; from the coding sequence ATGCTTCAATTTCAATTTACTACTATGCGAGTACAAATAGCCGTCGTAGCCGCAAGTTGTTTAGTTTTAGCGGTTCTAGCGACGATTGCCTATGGGGTGATGAGTTCCTCCGCGCTATTTTCGAATCACAACCAAGCGAACGAAAAGTTATTTATAAAACAGGTTGATGAATCGCTGAAGGCTCAACTGTTACAACAAGCCGACCAAGTTGAAGTGCTTGTTACGGAAAGCCTCGGGGTTGCAAGGGGACTTAGTGAAACGACATCTGCTGCAATCAAAACCCGTATGCCATTAAGCCGAGAGCAATACAGTCAGTTTGTGAAAGAAGCGATGCTGTCACATAAATCGCTGCTTGGTGCTTACATTGTTTGGGAGCCAAATGCGGTTGATGGACGAGACGCGGAATTTGCCAATAACTCAAATCACTCAACGGAAACAGGACAGTTCGGACCCTATTGGACGCGCGGCAGTGGCGGAAATTTGGATATCCAACCTGTAACGGCAGATGACGTGTATAACGAAAGCCGCAATAGCCGAGGTTTACGTTTAAATGAATGGTATCTGTGTCCACGAGATAAAAAGTCGAGCTGTATTACCGATCCGGCTGTTTGGGATGTGCAAGGCGTGCCAACCTTAATGACGTCAATTGTTCATCCGATTTATATCAACAACGAATTTAAGGGATTAACAGGTGTTGATATTTCCATGGCGTTTTTGCAGAAATTACTGGAAGATTTAGATGTGGAATTGTTTGCAGGACAAGGTGCACTAAAGCTTGTTTCAAACAAAGGTTATTGGGTTGCGGATACAGAAAATCCCAACGTGGTTGGCAGCATGCTTGATGACGCAAAATGGCAGTCGGTAGAGCCGCTTATTGAAGCTGCAACACCAAGATTCGTCGAAATGGGGGAAGATTACGTCGTCACCGTGCCAATAAAGTTTGATGCATTTAAAACACCTTGGCTGCTTGAGTACCGAGTGCCAAAACGAGTCGTGTTAGCAGAAGTTGTCGCCATGCAAACAGCACTTGAACAAGAGTTCAACCAAAGCACGGCATTACAACTTATACTCGCCGCGGTAATTGCAGCTGCGGGTGTCTCAATTTTGTATGTAGTTGCTGGACAGATAGCAAGGCCGTTGCAACTATTGACCGACAAGGTAGAGGAATTAGCCACGTCGGACGGTGATTTAACCAGTCGCGTAGAGATCAATCGTAAAGATGAGATAGGACAACTTGCGTCCGCGCTAAACCTCTTTTTAGATAAAACCCATCGAATTGTTGGTGATACAGCCACACTCGTAAGCTCTCTTCGTCAGTCGTCGGATGTTAGTGCGGAAATATCAACACGCACAAACCATGAAATTAGTCTCCAACAACAGGCGATTGAGCAAGTAGTGACTGCTGTGACGGAAATGTCGGCGACGGCCTCTGAAGTGGCCGGGCAGGCGTCAAGAACTGCCGATTTAGCGAATGAAGCGACGCTCTCGGTAAAAGAAGGTGATGTCTCCGTTGCTCAAACTGAGCAGGTAGTCACAACCTTAAGCACAAGTATGATTGAAGCGTGTGAGTTGATGGTACAGCTAGAAAAGTCGAGCACGAGTATCAACAGCATTGTGGAAGTGATCCGTAATATTTCCGAACAAACCAATCTACTTGCGTTAAATGCTGCTATCGAAGCTGCTCGCGCAGGTGAACAAGGCCGTGGGTTTGCGGTAGTTGCAGATGAAGTGCGGAATTTAGCGTCTCGTACTCAGGCATCGACCGTTGAAATTCAAGGGATCATCAGCGAGCTCACTGGGTGTACTCAACAGGCTGTGTCTGCGATGAATCAAAACCAAGAAATGGTCGAAAATTGCAAGCAAAGCGCCGCAGATGCGAAAGCAAAACTTGATTTAGCCATCGCTGCAGCGGCACAAATTAGTGATGCTGCGACACAAATTGCCAGTGCGGCTGAAGAACAAAGCGTCGTCAGTGAAGATATAAATCAGAACGTGACGAACATTAGCGGTGCTGTTCACAGCTTGAATCAAGCCGCGTCGGATGCGGCTGCACAAAGTAAGCTTATTGCACAAGTTGCCAAAGATATTAATAAGCAAATAGGTAAATTTAAATACTAG
- the thpR gene encoding RNA 2',3'-cyclic phosphodiesterase, with amino-acid sequence MLETGKRRLFFGIGLESQAVELVSAWLLHSVNTSRPFTAPYNLHLTLAFYGMVTDDDAQALIEYATKLNVTPFSLSFEESAYWQHSGIFYLKPNSPPTALSALAEPLRDYGEKLNIYTNPHPFSPHITLCRGAKKQPEVVNPIMPLVIPVNRFYLYHSHRNENGLIYEPIKTFLLS; translated from the coding sequence ATGTTGGAAACAGGTAAGCGTCGATTGTTTTTTGGAATTGGCCTAGAAAGCCAAGCAGTTGAGCTAGTTTCGGCGTGGTTACTGCATAGCGTTAATACTTCACGCCCTTTCACTGCCCCCTACAATTTGCATCTTACGCTTGCGTTTTATGGCATGGTTACTGATGACGATGCTCAAGCCTTAATTGAGTATGCAACTAAGCTGAACGTAACTCCGTTTTCGTTATCCTTCGAAGAATCCGCTTACTGGCAACATTCCGGGATATTTTATTTGAAGCCAAACTCACCGCCAACTGCGTTATCCGCGCTTGCGGAGCCACTGCGCGATTACGGCGAAAAGTTGAATATTTACACCAATCCACATCCATTCTCTCCGCACATCACCTTATGCCGTGGGGCGAAAAAGCAACCTGAAGTGGTAAACCCCATTATGCCACTGGTCATTCCTGTTAATAGATTCTACCTTTATCATTCACACCGAAATGAAAATGGGCTCATTTATGAGCCCATTAAAACATTCTTACTGAGTTAG
- a CDS encoding rhodanese-like domain-containing protein codes for MNKLAIIALFISCFSFANEAPKTVSAEQLLINQMTSEPYLIIDVRTQDEFSEGHLKGAINVPFNEIEQHQSILNDLVGKRAVVYCRSGRRAGIFIDAMQDKGIELFHLNGDYQGWTKAALPVVKASNN; via the coding sequence ATGAACAAACTCGCCATTATTGCACTTTTCATTAGCTGCTTTTCATTCGCAAACGAAGCACCAAAAACGGTTTCTGCTGAGCAACTACTCATCAATCAGATGACTTCAGAGCCATATCTTATTATTGATGTACGTACTCAAGACGAATTCAGTGAAGGTCATCTTAAAGGTGCTATCAATGTTCCATTTAATGAAATTGAACAGCATCAATCTATACTCAATGACTTGGTTGGTAAGCGAGCTGTTGTTTATTGTCGATCAGGAAGAAGGGCTGGAATCTTTATCGATGCGATGCAAGATAAGGGCATCGAACTTTTTCATTTAAATGGGGATTATCAAGGCTGGACAAAAGCGGCATTACCCGTTGTGAAAGCAAGTAATAACTAA